The following proteins come from a genomic window of Natronosalvus vescus:
- a CDS encoding HpcH/HpaI aldolase family protein, whose protein sequence is MEDGSRHLPKPGAHAVGNWISIGHPTVAEICARGFDFVVIDTEHTPVSLESLENVLRAVDSVEEDVAPLVRVPWNDHTRIKRVLDLGVAGLVIPMIETAEQAEAAVEAMRYPPDGLRGAAPARASDYGRTFGEYFERADEELTTVVQIETERGVENAEGIVSVDGVDGILVGHGDLSASMGVFGEWEHERFRSALQSVLEAAHGADKPVGMLATDHEDIRRWIDVGVDFVIAGADMFYLANGSDAARESFEKRVGSDGSR, encoded by the coding sequence ATGGAAGACGGATCGCGCCACCTGCCGAAACCCGGAGCGCACGCGGTCGGGAACTGGATCTCTATCGGCCACCCGACGGTCGCGGAGATCTGCGCCCGCGGGTTCGACTTCGTGGTTATCGACACCGAACACACCCCCGTGAGTCTCGAGTCCCTGGAGAACGTGCTTCGAGCGGTCGACTCGGTCGAGGAGGACGTCGCGCCGCTCGTTCGTGTCCCGTGGAACGACCACACTCGGATAAAACGCGTTCTCGACCTGGGGGTCGCGGGGCTGGTAATTCCGATGATCGAAACCGCCGAGCAGGCAGAAGCCGCCGTTGAGGCGATGCGGTATCCGCCCGACGGCCTTCGTGGGGCCGCTCCGGCTCGAGCCTCCGACTACGGGCGGACGTTCGGCGAATACTTCGAGCGCGCGGACGAGGAGCTGACGACAGTCGTCCAGATAGAGACCGAACGCGGCGTTGAGAACGCCGAGGGGATCGTTTCGGTCGACGGCGTCGACGGGATCCTCGTTGGCCACGGCGATCTCTCGGCCTCGATGGGCGTCTTCGGCGAGTGGGAACACGAGCGATTCCGATCGGCGTTACAGTCGGTGCTGGAAGCCGCCCACGGCGCCGACAAGCCGGTCGGAATGCTCGCGACTGACCACGAGGACATTCGTCGCTGGATCGACGTTGGCGTCGACTTCGTGATCGCCGGCGCGGATATGTTCTACCTCGCGAACGGGAGCGACGCCGCGCGCGAGTCGTTCGAGAAACGGGTCGGGAGTGACGGGTCGAGGTGA